A segment of the Candidatus Nitrososphaera gargensis Ga9.2 genome:
GCTTTCTTCTGCCTTTGGTTCTTCGGCAGCTACTGCTGTGGCTGTTTCGACTGAAGCCGCTTCTGGCTTCTTTTCTTCTTCTTCAGCAGCGGCGGGCGCTTCGGTTGCCGCCGGCACGTCTTCGTAGAGCGAGACCGTGACCACGCCGTCCTCGTCCTTGACCATCTTGACGCGGACCTTCCTTGGCGGGTTGGTCTTGCCTCTTGACCATATCTGCCTGTTCAGGTCCTGCTCTAGCTTGACTTCATCGCTCTTCATGTGCTTTGTCGCAAACTCGCGTATCATGTTGATGACCCTGTCTGTACGCTTGTGCTCAGGAGTGAGCCAAGCCC
Coding sequences within it:
- a CDS encoding 50S ribosomal protein L31e; the protein is MATVEENLTRVYTINLGRAWLTPEHKRTDRVINMIREFATKHMKSDEVKLEQDLNRQIWSRGKTNPPRKVRVKMVKDEDGVVTVSLYEDVPAATEAPAAAEEEEKKPEAASVETATAVAAEEPKAEESKSQTS